The sequence CCTCGACCGGCGCCTCGGCGCGCCCCGGCACGTCCGCGACGACCTCCGCCTCGACGGGCAGCCGCAGCGCCAGCGCCCGCACCGCGTCCACGAGCCCGCGCTCGGCGAGCACCGGGGGGTGGATGCCGCGCACGAGGTCCCGCAGCTCGCCGAGCGCCTCCGCCGAGGACTGCCGCGCCTTGCCGAGCAGTTCCTTGGCCTTCGCCGGGTCGCGTTCCACGAGCGACTCGATCAGTCCGAGGTCCATCCCCACCGCGACGAGCCGCGCCTGCGCCCCGTCGTGCAGGTCCCGCTCGATGCGGCGCAGTTCGGCCGCCGAGGTGTCGACCGCGTCCTCCCGGGTGGCCGTGAGCCGGTTGATCCGCGCGGCCATCTCCTGCTCACGGCTCGGCGCGAGCACCGCGCGCGTCAGCCGGAAGTACGCCTGGACGAACGCCGGGGCCGACCAGCGCGCCGTGAGCCCGATCACCACGCCGAGCGCCAGAGCGAGGAGGCCCGTCGCCTGGCTGTCCACCGGGACGAACAGGTACCACTCCGGGCTGTCCTCGAAGATCCGCCAGCCCCCGGCGGCGAGCACCGCGCCCCACACCGGGTAGAGCAGCACGAGCGGCGCGAGGACCGACAGGATCACGCCCGCCGTGCAGTCGAGGAACAGCCACCCGATGTCCCGCCACGTGGCCGGGTCCCGCAGCAGCGCGAGGCACAGGCCCGCCTCGCCCGCGAAGCCGGGCGCGAGCGGCGGCAGCGGCCGGTACGCGACCCCGATCCGCACCCCGCCCCACTCGCGGGCCCGCAGGCGGCGGCCCAGCGCGTACTCGCGGATCACGGCGAGGACCGGCGGCGTCGTGATGAGCCCGACGCCGAGCGGGATCAGGCAGAGGGAGACCAGGACGAGGCAGAACAGCCCGCACGACACGGCGAGCGAGACACCCGCGAGCGCCGCCCCCCGCCCCGCGGCGCGGAAGGTCCGCAGGACCCCGCCCCCCTCGTCCCGGCGCCCGTCGTCGTCCGCCGCCAGGAGCCGCCCGGCCGCCCGTTCACCGGCGCGCAGGCGCTCGTACACCCGCCGCCCGCCCTCTTCCCCGCCCGCCGTCAGCCCACCCATGATCAACCTCTTCGCCCACCACGGACCCACCGGCCCGATCGGGCCCCGGCGGCCCGACACCCCCAATTCTGCGGATCGCCGCGGCGCGGGGGCAGCCGTCTTACCCCCGTGGTGGGGGTGTACCTGGGTACACCCTCGGAGCGGGGAGCGGAGGTCTTGCCCTCGGTGTCGGGGGGGGCCTGGCCCTGACGGCTGGCGCGGGGAGCGGGGGCCTGGCCCTCGTGGCTGGCTCGGAAAGCGGGGGCCGGGCCCTTACGGCTAGCTAGGAAAGGCGGGGGCCGGGCCCTCGCAGCCGGTGTGGCGAGCCGAGGCCGGGCCCTCGCGCCCGCTGCGGGGAGCCGGAGGCCGGAGCCGAAAGCCCCGCGTTCCCGCCCCTCCGGCCGCGGGGCCCCTCCCAGGCGGCCCGCGCGCTCAGCCCCGTACCGCCCCCAGTCCCGCCAGCGCCTCCGCCTCCTTCGC comes from Streptomyces sp. Tu6071 and encodes:
- a CDS encoding sensor histidine kinase; its protein translation is MGGLTAGGEEGGRRVYERLRAGERAAGRLLAADDDGRRDEGGGVLRTFRAAGRGAALAGVSLAVSCGLFCLVLVSLCLIPLGVGLITTPPVLAVIREYALGRRLRAREWGGVRIGVAYRPLPPLAPGFAGEAGLCLALLRDPATWRDIGWLFLDCTAGVILSVLAPLVLLYPVWGAVLAAGGWRIFEDSPEWYLFVPVDSQATGLLALALGVVIGLTARWSAPAFVQAYFRLTRAVLAPSREQEMAARINRLTATREDAVDTSAAELRRIERDLHDGAQARLVAVGMDLGLIESLVERDPAKAKELLGKARQSSAEALGELRDLVRGIHPPVLAERGLVDAVRALALRLPVEAEVVADVPGRAEAPVEAAAYFATSELLANAVKHAGADRTWIDLGYREGRLRISVGDNGGGGATAAKGTGLAGVERRLGTFDGVLAVSSPPGGPTLATVELPCVLS